A stretch of the Chlamydia pecorum E58 genome encodes the following:
- a CDS encoding ABC transporter ATP-binding protein, which produces MAQHPILQVENLTITLTKQRKRYTLVQSLSFELYEQQTLAIIGESGSGKTLTVHALLQLLPRPQFAVSGSIRFQGQELLSASKATLRKIIGAQIATIFQNPHASFNPVFTIEQQLQEIIRTHLHLSRDAERETLLQALYETGFHQPETCLKLYPHQLSGGMLQRVGIAMALLCSPKILIADEPTTALDVSIQYQILQLLKTLQEKTGMSLLMITHNMGVVAEIADHVLVLYGGCMAEKTSATELFHNPAHPYTQDLLKARPSVQGAVLRSFMSIPGHPPHYTALPSGCVYHPRCSQMVSSCQKQTPKESLIQKGHKVRCWLYD; this is translated from the coding sequence ATGGCTCAGCACCCCATCTTACAAGTAGAGAATTTAACTATTACTCTTACGAAACAGCGGAAGCGCTATACCCTAGTACAATCCCTATCTTTTGAGCTCTATGAGCAACAAACTTTAGCTATCATTGGAGAATCTGGATCAGGGAAAACCCTTACTGTGCACGCACTTCTTCAACTCCTCCCCCGTCCTCAATTTGCTGTTTCTGGTTCTATCCGCTTTCAGGGACAGGAGCTGCTATCTGCCTCCAAAGCGACTTTAAGGAAGATCATAGGAGCACAAATTGCAACGATTTTCCAAAATCCCCATGCGAGCTTTAACCCTGTTTTCACCATAGAACAACAACTGCAAGAGATTATCCGTACGCATCTACATCTCTCTCGAGATGCAGAGAGAGAAACCCTTCTCCAAGCCCTTTATGAAACAGGATTTCATCAGCCAGAAACCTGCCTAAAACTCTATCCCCATCAGCTTTCAGGAGGGATGCTACAAAGAGTTGGCATTGCTATGGCGCTCCTATGCTCTCCCAAAATTTTAATCGCGGACGAGCCTACAACTGCACTAGATGTTTCCATACAATACCAAATTCTGCAGCTACTTAAGACTCTGCAAGAGAAAACCGGCATGAGTCTCCTGATGATCACCCACAACATGGGGGTAGTTGCAGAAATTGCTGATCATGTCTTGGTCCTGTATGGGGGATGCATGGCAGAAAAAACTTCTGCCACAGAGTTATTCCATAATCCTGCCCATCCCTATACCCAAGATCTTCTTAAAGCACGCCCCTCTGTACAAGGGGCTGTGCTGAGATCTTTTATGTCTATCCCTGGCCACCCTCCACATTATACGGCCTTGCCTTCAGGGTGCGTTTACCATCCTCGATGCTCTCAGATGGTCTCCTCCTGCCAAAAGCAGACCCCAAAAGAGAGTCTAATACAAAAAGGACACAAAGTGCGGTGCTGGCTTTATGACTAA
- a CDS encoding TIGR00153 family protein has protein sequence MQTLARLFGQSPFAPLQAHLEVVASCVHQMLPIFLALRDGRYQDVLEIAKGISKKEYKADCIKNDMRNHLPVGLFMPVSRAGILEIISIQDSIADAVEDVAILLTVRHLRCYASMEEIFFQFLEKNIETFELTTTLLHEFNQLLESSFGGRKADKARTLVGKIVKAEHESDVVQRELMRVFFSDEFVIPEKEFYLWLQIIRRTAGISDRSEKLAHRINMTLEEK, from the coding sequence ATGCAAACCCTTGCACGTTTATTCGGACAATCTCCCTTCGCTCCGCTGCAAGCTCATTTAGAAGTAGTTGCTTCCTGTGTACATCAGATGCTTCCAATATTTTTAGCTCTTCGAGATGGCCGATATCAAGATGTCCTAGAAATTGCCAAGGGGATTTCTAAAAAAGAGTACAAGGCTGATTGTATAAAAAATGATATGCGCAATCATCTGCCTGTGGGGTTGTTTATGCCTGTATCGCGTGCAGGCATTCTAGAAATTATTTCCATTCAGGATAGTATTGCAGATGCTGTAGAAGATGTGGCTATTTTGCTTACTGTTCGGCATTTGCGTTGCTATGCCTCTATGGAGGAGATCTTTTTTCAATTTTTAGAGAAAAATATAGAAACTTTTGAGTTAACAACGACTCTACTTCATGAGTTCAATCAGCTATTGGAGAGTTCCTTCGGAGGAAGAAAAGCAGATAAAGCGCGTACTCTTGTAGGAAAAATCGTCAAGGCAGAACATGAATCTGATGTTGTCCAGAGAGAACTCATGCGGGTGTTTTTTTCTGATGAGTTTGTCATTCCAGAAAAGGAGTTTTACTTATGGTTGCAGATCATACGAAGAACAGCAGGAATTTCTGACCGCTCCGAAAAACTTGCACATAGAATTAATATGACACTAGAAGAAAAGTAA
- a CDS encoding ParB/RepB/Spo0J family partition protein: MSVDEVASTEKDTIIEIAIDAIRVSPFQPRRVFSNEELDELIASLKSVGLIHPPVVREIRNGEHVLYYELIAGERRWRAMQKAGYAVIPVVLKRMMADDVAAEATLIENIQRVNLNPLEMAEAFKKLIHVFGLTQDKVASKVGKKRSTVANYLRLLTLSETIQKSISLGEVTLGHAKVILTLEDPALREQLNAEIIKEGLAVREAELLAKSLMQQHGKQELVTKGPKEKTSYPHPKEKYAEVQKRLSNECGYKVKVQPSGEDICVSFYLHNAEELETLQERLLKDSPSFKGM; the protein is encoded by the coding sequence ATGAGCGTAGATGAGGTTGCAAGCACAGAAAAAGATACTATTATAGAAATTGCAATTGATGCAATTCGTGTGAGTCCTTTTCAGCCTCGTAGGGTGTTTTCTAATGAGGAGTTGGATGAACTGATCGCCTCTTTGAAGTCTGTAGGGTTGATCCATCCCCCCGTAGTAAGAGAGATCCGCAACGGAGAGCATGTTTTGTATTATGAGCTGATCGCTGGAGAGCGACGCTGGAGAGCAATGCAAAAAGCTGGCTATGCAGTGATTCCTGTTGTGCTGAAGCGCATGATGGCAGATGATGTTGCTGCAGAAGCTACTCTCATTGAGAATATCCAAAGGGTGAACCTGAATCCTCTGGAAATGGCAGAGGCCTTTAAGAAACTCATTCATGTATTTGGGTTAACTCAGGATAAGGTCGCAAGTAAGGTTGGGAAAAAGCGCTCAACAGTAGCGAACTATCTTCGTCTTTTGACACTTTCCGAAACGATTCAAAAGAGCATCTCCCTTGGAGAGGTCACCTTGGGCCATGCCAAGGTAATCCTTACTCTTGAAGATCCTGCTTTGCGGGAGCAGCTGAATGCAGAGATCATAAAAGAGGGATTGGCAGTAAGGGAAGCAGAACTTCTTGCGAAATCTCTTATGCAACAACATGGCAAGCAAGAGCTTGTTACAAAAGGCCCTAAGGAAAAAACTTCCTATCCCCACCCTAAGGAAAAGTATGCGGAAGTGCAAAAGCGCTTGAGCAACGAGTGTGGCTATAAGGTTAAAGTCCAACCCTCAGGGGAAGATATCTGCGTTTCTTTTTATCTTCATAATGCTGAGGAGCTAGAAACGCTACAAGAGCGGCTTTTAAAAGACAGCCCCTCATTTAAGGGAATGTAA
- a CDS encoding polysaccharide deacetylase family protein, with protein MLGVLAFRSVVFSRVPKHLDSLKHYLLLLKQHAPLLLPGDPLPPSRTAFMLTFDFASIDFYTSIFPFLQLHQIPAVVGVAWRYVPPTTAMDLPLSYRLTPSGTLAFQDEVFSKHMPFCCQEELLAMASSPLIQLASSGFAVRNLQRSPSYLATEVFLSKHYLHSMLGQPPKAFLYPFGKADKNSKAYVEKHYDFSFVLGNTLNIKKTKTHGIFRFDLSPNQYSIPKLWNSPRYLKNWFLFQWGTSRFVKGKKPSL; from the coding sequence ATGCTGGGGGTGCTTGCTTTTCGCTCTGTAGTGTTTTCTCGCGTTCCTAAGCACTTAGACTCTCTAAAACACTACCTTCTCCTGCTCAAGCAACATGCTCCGCTCCTCCTCCCTGGAGATCCTCTTCCTCCCTCACGTACAGCTTTTATGCTGACCTTTGATTTTGCCTCTATAGACTTCTATACCTCTATTTTTCCTTTTTTACAGCTCCACCAGATCCCTGCTGTTGTAGGAGTTGCCTGGCGCTATGTCCCTCCCACTACAGCCATGGATCTTCCCTTGTCGTACCGCCTAACACCCTCGGGGACTTTGGCATTCCAAGATGAGGTCTTCTCAAAACATATGCCTTTCTGCTGCCAAGAAGAGCTCCTTGCCATGGCCTCCTCTCCCCTAATCCAACTTGCTTCTTCGGGATTTGCTGTTAGGAACCTTCAGCGTTCTCCTTCTTATCTTGCTACAGAGGTGTTCTTATCCAAACACTACCTTCACTCGATGCTTGGCCAACCCCCTAAAGCCTTTCTTTATCCTTTTGGGAAAGCTGATAAAAATAGTAAAGCATACGTGGAGAAACACTATGATTTTTCTTTCGTTTTGGGGAACACTCTAAATATAAAAAAGACAAAAACTCATGGGATTTTTCGCTTTGACCTCTCTCCAAACCAGTATAGCATCCCTAAGCTCTGGAACAGCCCTCGCTATTTAAAAAACTGGTTCCTCTTTCAGTGGGGAACATCCCGGTTTGTAAAGGGGAAAAAACCCTCCCTATAA
- a CDS encoding oligopeptide/dipeptide ABC transporter ATP-binding protein, giving the protein MTKLPLIQAQNLSTYYYKRSCWLRRKTLATKAIDNLSFSLYPNRITGLIGESGSGKSTLALGLAGLLPFTSGYLSFSGTPIKISSKQGRQQLCSQTRMVFQNPQASLNPRKTIFDSLGHSLLYHKLISKDKLHAKVAESLELVGLSSSYMYYYPQQLSGGQQQRVSIARALLGAPKLIICDEIVSALDLSMQAQILNMLLDLQARLHFTYLFISHDLAIVRSLCSDILIMYKGQIVESGPTEQIFAYPQHPYTEMLLRSQLPDSPSQRIPNQLAQYQACPQDRAEETGCIFYSRCPYKAAQCKTGPIANTTVNRHSYRCIKHSSTPTDT; this is encoded by the coding sequence ATGACTAAACTTCCCCTAATTCAAGCTCAAAATCTCTCTACATACTACTACAAGCGTTCCTGCTGGCTGCGGAGAAAAACCCTAGCAACAAAGGCCATTGATAATCTTTCCTTTTCTCTTTATCCTAACCGTATTACAGGTTTGATTGGAGAATCTGGATCAGGGAAAAGCACCCTAGCTTTAGGCCTCGCAGGTCTTTTGCCTTTTACTTCTGGCTATTTATCTTTTAGTGGGACTCCCATAAAAATTTCTTCTAAGCAAGGGAGGCAACAACTCTGCTCTCAAACTCGCATGGTCTTTCAAAATCCTCAGGCATCTTTAAATCCTAGAAAGACTATTTTTGACAGCTTGGGGCATTCTCTTCTCTACCATAAACTCATCTCCAAGGACAAACTCCATGCTAAGGTTGCGGAATCTTTAGAGCTTGTAGGGCTTTCTAGTTCTTATATGTACTACTACCCCCAGCAACTTTCAGGGGGGCAACAGCAGAGGGTCTCTATTGCTCGGGCTCTTCTCGGAGCACCGAAGTTAATTATCTGCGATGAAATCGTTTCCGCCTTAGATCTTTCCATGCAAGCGCAGATCTTAAATATGCTTTTAGATCTTCAGGCACGCCTACACTTTACTTATCTTTTTATTTCTCATGACCTCGCTATTGTCCGTTCTTTATGCTCTGATATCTTAATTATGTATAAGGGACAAATTGTAGAGTCCGGGCCTACAGAGCAAATCTTTGCATATCCTCAACACCCTTATACTGAAATGTTATTAAGATCTCAGCTTCCCGACTCCCCAAGCCAAAGAATCCCAAACCAACTCGCACAATACCAAGCCTGTCCACAAGACCGAGCTGAAGAAACAGGCTGTATTTTCTATTCTCGCTGTCCTTATAAAGCAGCCCAATGCAAAACAGGGCCGATTGCAAACACTACCGTAAACAGACATTCCTATCGTTGCATAAAACACTCCTCCACACCCACAGATACCTAA